The Stenotrophomonas rhizophila genome has a window encoding:
- a CDS encoding response regulator transcription factor gives MTAVRELEGLKVWVVEDDPELLALLLDDLAWRGATVRGLDSAEALYRALLSDRCDIVVLDVGLPGEDGYTVASHLRASASIGIVMLTGRGDPRDMALGLTQGADLYLVKPPDLDVLAAGLHSLRRRLSPPSTAPAPATAQPRWRLADDGWTLHAPTAATLALTMMERGVLQLLFAANGGAVTREQLIANITDTPWDFDPHRLDVLVHRLRTRVRSATDVELPIRALRGQGYLLTA, from the coding sequence GTGACTGCAGTACGGGAACTTGAAGGGCTGAAGGTCTGGGTGGTTGAAGACGACCCGGAGCTGCTTGCACTGCTGCTGGACGACCTGGCCTGGCGCGGCGCGACCGTGCGTGGCCTGGACAGCGCCGAAGCCCTGTACCGCGCGCTGCTGAGCGACCGCTGCGACATCGTGGTGCTGGACGTGGGCCTGCCTGGCGAAGACGGCTACACGGTGGCGAGCCACCTTCGCGCCTCGGCCTCGATCGGCATCGTGATGCTGACCGGCCGTGGCGACCCCCGCGACATGGCGCTGGGCCTGACCCAGGGCGCCGACCTGTATCTGGTCAAGCCACCGGACCTGGATGTGCTGGCAGCCGGCCTGCACAGCCTGCGCCGCCGCCTGTCGCCTCCTTCCACCGCGCCGGCCCCCGCCACGGCGCAGCCGCGCTGGCGATTGGCCGATGACGGCTGGACCCTGCACGCACCGACCGCCGCCACGCTGGCGCTGACGATGATGGAGCGCGGCGTGCTGCAGCTGCTGTTCGCGGCCAACGGCGGCGCCGTCACCCGCGAGCAGCTGATCGCCAACATCACCGACACCCCGTGGGATTTCGATCCGCACCGCCTGGATGTGCTGGTCCATCGCCTGCGCACGCGCGTGCGCAGCGCCACCGATGTCGAGCTGCCGATCCGCGCGCTGCGCGGCCAGGGCTACCTGCTTACCGCCTGA
- a CDS encoding S46 family peptidase, with protein MATRSTLSTALALGLTLAAGAHADEGMWMPTQLPDLAKPLKAAGFKGNPADLANVTAAPLSAVVRAGGGTGSFVSEDGLLLTNHHVAMGVIQYNSTAEHNLIDGGFIAQGRSDERPSNPDFRVLVTTGFDKVTDEVLRDARGKTGRAYFDAVDRASKRLVAECEQEGNVRCSVADMYYGTDFYRIRQLELSDVRLVYAPPRAIGNYGDEIDNFMWPRHTGDFTLLRAYVGKDGKPAAYSPDNVPYHPPAHLKMAIDGPKTGDFAMLAGYPGITYRHRTAAEFAGQIDTVLPRRVAVFQQMIDTIEATTAKDAQARTRYAAQLQSLKNNRKRAAGELEGLLRSDAKTQRASDEAAMLKATDATWQPDIQALLGSLSQGASMGERDFVLEQAAAQSQLLRSALLLERLRIESAKPDTERESGYQQRDQALIEGTLKQVQRRYASEVEKALLTNLLTRYQQLPDAQRVPEFDAAFGRTPAALVKALDTLYSGTRLGDEAERLSRFAAAKEGKALAHDPLIDLAGPLVAAQLRMEGERKEREGEQLRLRPAYMQALFAWRAKQGRAVYPDANRTLRISYGKVEALSPRDAVHFDPVTTVAGIVEKNTNAFPFDAPKPLLAAIAKGDFGSTADPVLKTQTVNFLTNLDTTGGNSGSPVLNARGELIGLNFDSNWESVSASWWFDPRFKRAVHVDMRYLRWLLAKVYPAPALLTEMGVPAE; from the coding sequence ATGGCCACTCGCAGCACCCTCTCCACCGCCCTGGCCCTTGGCCTCACCCTCGCCGCCGGCGCCCATGCCGACGAAGGCATGTGGATGCCGACCCAGCTGCCGGACCTGGCCAAGCCGCTGAAGGCCGCCGGGTTCAAGGGCAACCCGGCCGACCTGGCCAACGTGACCGCCGCGCCGCTGAGCGCCGTGGTGCGTGCGGGGGGCGGCACCGGCTCGTTCGTCTCCGAAGACGGCCTGCTGCTGACCAACCACCATGTGGCCATGGGCGTGATCCAGTACAACAGCACCGCCGAGCACAACCTGATCGACGGCGGCTTCATCGCCCAGGGTCGCAGCGATGAGCGCCCGTCCAACCCGGATTTCCGCGTGCTGGTCACCACCGGCTTCGACAAGGTCACCGATGAAGTGCTGCGCGATGCGCGCGGCAAGACCGGGCGCGCCTACTTCGATGCGGTGGACCGCGCCAGCAAGCGGCTGGTGGCTGAGTGCGAGCAGGAAGGCAACGTGCGCTGCAGCGTGGCCGACATGTACTACGGCACCGATTTCTACCGCATCCGCCAGCTGGAACTGAGCGATGTGCGGTTGGTGTACGCGCCGCCGCGCGCGATCGGCAACTACGGCGATGAGATCGACAACTTCATGTGGCCGCGCCACACCGGCGATTTCACTCTGCTGCGCGCCTACGTGGGCAAGGACGGCAAGCCGGCCGCCTACAGCCCGGACAACGTGCCCTACCACCCGCCGGCGCACCTGAAGATGGCCATCGATGGCCCGAAGACCGGTGATTTCGCCATGCTGGCCGGATACCCGGGCATCACCTACCGCCACCGCACGGCGGCCGAGTTCGCCGGCCAGATCGACACGGTGCTGCCGCGCAGGGTCGCGGTGTTCCAGCAGATGATCGACACCATCGAAGCGACCACGGCCAAGGACGCACAGGCGCGCACCCGCTATGCCGCGCAGCTGCAGTCGCTGAAGAACAACCGCAAGCGTGCCGCCGGTGAGCTGGAAGGCCTGCTGCGCAGCGATGCCAAGACCCAGCGCGCCAGCGATGAGGCGGCGATGCTGAAGGCCACCGATGCGACCTGGCAGCCGGACATCCAGGCGCTGCTGGGCTCGCTGTCGCAGGGCGCGTCGATGGGCGAGCGCGATTTCGTGCTGGAACAGGCCGCCGCGCAGAGCCAGCTGCTGCGTTCGGCGCTGCTGCTGGAGCGCCTGCGCATCGAATCGGCCAAGCCCGATACCGAGCGCGAAAGCGGCTACCAGCAGCGCGATCAGGCGCTGATCGAAGGCACCCTCAAGCAGGTCCAGCGTCGCTACGCGTCGGAGGTCGAGAAGGCGCTGCTGACGAATCTGCTCACCCGCTACCAGCAGCTGCCCGATGCGCAGCGCGTGCCCGAGTTCGACGCCGCATTCGGCCGTACCCCGGCCGCGCTGGTCAAGGCGTTGGACACGCTGTACAGCGGCACGCGGCTGGGTGATGAAGCCGAACGCCTGAGCCGCTTCGCCGCTGCGAAGGAAGGCAAGGCATTGGCGCACGACCCGCTGATCGACCTGGCCGGCCCGCTGGTGGCCGCGCAGCTGCGCATGGAGGGTGAGCGCAAGGAACGCGAAGGCGAGCAGCTGCGCCTGCGCCCGGCCTACATGCAGGCGCTGTTTGCGTGGCGGGCAAAGCAGGGCAGGGCGGTTTACCCGGACGCCAACCGTACCCTGCGCATCAGCTACGGCAAGGTGGAAGCGCTGTCGCCGCGCGATGCGGTGCATTTCGATCCGGTCACCACCGTGGCCGGCATCGTCGAGAAGAACACCAATGCATTCCCGTTCGATGCGCCCAAGCCGCTGCTGGCGGCCATCGCCAAGGGCGATTTCGGCAGCACCGCCGACCCGGTGCTGAAGACCCAGACGGTCAACTTCCTGACCAACCTGGATACCACCGGCGGCAACTCCGGCTCGCCGGTGCTGAACGCACGCGGCGAGCTGATCGGGCTGAACTTCGACAGCAACTGGGAATCGGTCAGCGCAAGCTGGTGGTTCGACCCGCGCTTCAAGCGCGCCGTGCACGTGGACATGCGTTACCTGCGCTGGCTGCTGGCCAAGGTCTACCCGGCGCCGGCACTGTTGACCGAAATGGGCGTGCCGGCCGAGTAG
- a CDS encoding SymE family type I addiction module toxin: MHDQENQSSARTPSRVVYHWRTPRSVLVGALREDDREPEPGELLIPSLHLRGMWMTTAGIETGSCLSVHIAPGCLLLRSVKPLVSVACRPGWYLSTKEAPRVRTRSRW, translated from the coding sequence ATGCACGACCAAGAAAACCAGTCATCCGCCCGCACCCCATCGCGTGTCGTCTACCACTGGCGTACGCCGCGCAGCGTGCTCGTTGGTGCGTTGCGCGAGGACGACCGTGAGCCGGAGCCCGGCGAACTACTGATTCCCTCCCTCCACCTGCGTGGCATGTGGATGACCACGGCAGGCATCGAAACCGGCAGCTGTCTGAGCGTGCATATCGCGCCCGGCTGCCTGCTGCTGCGCAGCGTGAAGCCCTTGGTAAGCGTCGCGTGCCGCCCCGGGTGGTACCTGTCCACGAAAGAGGCCCCGCGCGTTCGAACGCGTTCGCGCTGGTAA
- a CDS encoding translocation/assembly module TamB domain-containing protein: MSTPTPTTPTPPPPRVRFYRKRRFWAWSGFTVLGLVLLALLLVYWLLQTVAGRDVLLAQVVARLPVGATLTWSKVDGPVAGPLVLHNLDFRYDDIHFTAERAYLDPDIRPLLGRKLQLDALQIKNATLNLAKSDEPFEMPSWPDSLPQIEMPLAIQADTIIIDGFRITQAQEPLIDITRLRGGLEIANGEFRARQLKVDSDLGDFRVDGRYVPRNDYSTDITIGAVLPAPRGRTPARLGLVARGNLDRMEIALAGHAPAPLQASLVFDGRDEPVWKASARSKELDLALLVPGMDASTSTPLSLDFQATGKGGQANLQGRIQQGDLAVELAPSNVGLADQVLTVSPLVVKGFGGQARLQGTADFRDRENASLRFAIVANDLTFVPEADPTTPGAAKPVPVTLNEARMGLAGTLKNWAAVGTASVKREQQSADLTFDVRGSDTAARIKQLQAKTPGGALDVTGQVAWAPQLDWDVAAKLAAFDPGYFVPGWDGRLSGNVASKGRQLPPPAGSPAGTAGIYEATVDVPGINGMLRNRRVDAQGRFALRGQQGEGNVRLAVGNSRLTARGSVGDRLDVQAQLEPVQLDDLMPGSTGTLRGQVQVRGPRTAPDITADLVGSGLRYADYSAEALSIRGRLPWQGSNGTLALQGTKVQAGMLLDTINVDARGSVSNLRLDAQAKNELGAVALEGGVRQQGNAWRGDIAALRIAPIKGDAWALRAPATFGIQGSNFTLTDTCLGAATGGALCASANWPRDGLKVRGDALPLALVQPWLPPQSGRRLHLRGEITLDGQIRPRGNAWEGSARIASLEGGIRLGDNARGELVRYDQFSATLEMTPAQINAKLGVGFQGNGFVDAKVQTGWDANAPLNGELYLNMSRLYWIELFSPDIVRPTGLIEGHVSLRGTRGTPSLGGDAKLSNFKGEFPALGLTFDQGSGSFTAQPDGSAKITAQANSGKGTLYVDGGLSWFGDAQPLQLHIHGENVLLSNTPELRIVANPNLDFTLAKAAMQLRGTVHVPEADLDLERLDRGTSVSEDVVVLDPADPEEGPSLPLDMDLTVSLGDKVRMAGFGLKGGLGGKMQVWARPGREMTANGALEVSGRYKAYGQDLTITRGNLNWNFNAVSDPRINIRAERRVGDVTAGIDVTGRAQSPRVDVWSDPSMSQSEALAFLVLGRSLTGASSDQTQQVNAASAALSAGSGLLASQLGAKLGLDDAGVSQSRALGGSVIGVGKYISPKLYVGYGVSLVGSGSVLTLKYLLRRGFDIEIESSTVENRGSLNWRKEK, encoded by the coding sequence GTGAGCACGCCGACCCCGACCACGCCAACCCCGCCGCCGCCGCGCGTGCGCTTCTACCGCAAGCGCCGGTTCTGGGCGTGGTCCGGCTTCACCGTGCTGGGCCTGGTGCTGCTGGCACTGCTGCTGGTGTACTGGCTGCTGCAGACCGTGGCCGGGCGCGATGTGCTGCTGGCCCAGGTTGTGGCGCGGCTGCCGGTGGGCGCCACGCTGACCTGGAGCAAGGTGGATGGCCCGGTGGCCGGGCCGCTGGTGCTGCACAACCTGGATTTCCGCTACGACGACATCCACTTCACCGCCGAGCGCGCGTACCTGGATCCGGATATCCGCCCGCTGCTGGGCCGCAAGCTGCAGCTGGATGCGCTGCAGATCAAGAACGCCACGTTGAACCTGGCCAAGAGCGATGAACCGTTCGAAATGCCCTCGTGGCCCGATTCGCTGCCGCAGATCGAAATGCCGCTGGCGATCCAGGCCGACACCATCATCATCGATGGCTTCCGCATCACCCAGGCGCAGGAACCGTTGATCGACATCACCAGGCTGCGCGGTGGGCTGGAAATTGCCAACGGCGAATTCCGCGCGCGCCAGCTCAAGGTGGACAGCGACCTGGGCGACTTCCGTGTGGACGGCCGCTATGTGCCGCGCAACGACTATTCCACCGACATCACCATCGGCGCGGTGCTGCCGGCACCGCGCGGGCGCACCCCGGCGCGGCTTGGGCTGGTGGCCCGTGGCAACCTGGACCGCATGGAAATCGCGCTGGCCGGGCATGCCCCCGCGCCGCTGCAGGCCAGCCTGGTCTTCGACGGCCGCGACGAACCGGTGTGGAAGGCCAGTGCGCGCAGCAAGGAACTGGACCTGGCTCTGCTGGTGCCGGGCATGGATGCCAGTACCAGCACGCCGCTGTCGCTGGATTTCCAGGCCACCGGCAAGGGCGGGCAGGCCAACCTGCAGGGCCGCATCCAGCAGGGCGATCTGGCGGTGGAGCTGGCGCCATCCAATGTCGGCCTGGCCGACCAGGTACTGACCGTCTCACCGCTGGTGGTGAAGGGCTTCGGTGGCCAGGCCCGGCTGCAGGGCACCGCCGATTTCCGTGACCGCGAAAATGCCAGCCTGCGCTTTGCGATCGTCGCCAACGACCTGACCTTCGTGCCCGAGGCCGACCCCACCACGCCGGGCGCCGCCAAACCGGTACCGGTGACGCTCAACGAAGCGCGCATGGGCCTGGCCGGCACGCTCAAGAACTGGGCGGCGGTCGGCACGGCCTCGGTGAAGCGCGAACAGCAATCGGCCGACCTGACGTTCGATGTGCGCGGCAGCGACACCGCCGCCCGGATCAAGCAGCTGCAAGCCAAGACCCCCGGCGGCGCGCTCGATGTGACCGGCCAGGTGGCGTGGGCGCCGCAGCTGGATTGGGACGTGGCCGCCAAGCTGGCTGCATTCGATCCCGGCTACTTCGTGCCCGGGTGGGATGGCCGCCTGTCCGGCAACGTGGCCTCCAAGGGCCGCCAGCTGCCGCCGCCGGCGGGCAGCCCGGCCGGTACCGCCGGCATCTATGAAGCCACCGTGGACGTGCCCGGCATCAACGGCATGCTGCGCAACCGCCGCGTGGATGCGCAGGGCCGCTTCGCGCTGCGCGGGCAGCAGGGCGAAGGCAACGTGCGCCTGGCGGTGGGCAACAGCCGCCTGACCGCGCGCGGCAGCGTCGGCGACCGCCTCGATGTGCAGGCGCAACTGGAACCGGTGCAACTGGATGACCTGATGCCCGGCAGCACCGGCACGCTGCGTGGCCAGGTGCAGGTGCGCGGACCGCGCACCGCACCGGACATCACCGCCGACCTGGTCGGCAGCGGGCTGCGCTATGCCGATTACAGCGCTGAAGCGCTGAGCATCCGTGGCCGCCTGCCTTGGCAGGGCAGCAACGGAACCCTGGCGCTGCAGGGCACCAAGGTGCAGGCCGGCATGCTGCTGGACACGATCAACGTGGACGCGCGCGGCAGTGTGTCCAACCTGCGGCTGGATGCGCAGGCGAAGAACGAACTGGGTGCGGTGGCGCTGGAAGGCGGGGTACGCCAGCAGGGGAATGCATGGCGGGGCGATATCGCCGCGCTGCGGATCGCACCCATCAAGGGCGATGCGTGGGCATTGCGCGCACCGGCCACCTTCGGTATCCAGGGCAGCAATTTCACCCTGACCGACACCTGCCTGGGCGCGGCCACCGGCGGCGCGCTGTGCGCCAGCGCCAACTGGCCGCGTGATGGGTTGAAGGTGCGCGGCGATGCGCTGCCGCTGGCGCTGGTGCAGCCGTGGCTGCCGCCGCAATCCGGGCGCCGCCTGCACCTGCGCGGCGAAATCACCCTGGATGGGCAGATCCGCCCGCGCGGCAACGCGTGGGAAGGCAGCGCCAGGATCGCCTCGCTGGAGGGCGGCATCCGCCTGGGCGACAACGCGCGCGGCGAACTGGTGCGCTACGACCAGTTCTCGGCCACGCTGGAAATGACCCCGGCGCAGATCAACGCCAAGCTCGGTGTCGGCTTCCAGGGCAACGGCTTCGTCGATGCCAAGGTGCAGACCGGCTGGGATGCCAACGCGCCACTCAACGGCGAGCTGTACCTCAACATGTCGCGGCTGTACTGGATCGAGCTGTTCTCGCCGGACATCGTGCGCCCCACCGGCCTGATCGAAGGCCACGTCAGCCTGCGCGGTACGCGCGGCACGCCGTCGCTGGGCGGCGACGCCAAGCTGAGCAACTTCAAGGGGGAATTCCCGGCGCTGGGCCTGACCTTCGACCAGGGCAGCGGCAGCTTCACCGCGCAGCCGGATGGTTCGGCGAAGATCACCGCACAGGCGAACTCGGGCAAGGGCACGCTGTACGTCGACGGCGGGCTGTCGTGGTTCGGCGATGCACAGCCGCTGCAGCTGCATATCCACGGCGAAAACGTGCTGCTGTCCAACACGCCGGAACTGCGCATCGTGGCCAACCCCAACCTCGACTTCACCCTGGCCAAGGCGGCCATGCAGCTGCGCGGCACCGTGCACGTGCCCGAAGCCGACCTGGATCTGGAGCGGCTGGATCGCGGCACCTCGGTCTCCGAAGACGTGGTGGTGCTGGACCCGGCCGATCCGGAAGAAGGCCCGAGCCTGCCGCTGGACATGGACCTGACCGTAAGCCTGGGCGACAAGGTCCGCATGGCCGGCTTCGGCCTCAAGGGCGGGTTGGGCGGCAAGATGCAGGTGTGGGCGCGGCCCGGTCGCGAGATGACCGCCAACGGTGCGCTGGAAGTGAGTGGCCGCTACAAGGCCTATGGCCAGGACCTGACCATCACCCGCGGCAACCTCAACTGGAACTTCAACGCGGTGTCCGACCCGCGCATCAACATCCGTGCAGAGCGCCGGGTGGGTGATGTCACCGCCGGCATCGACGTGACCGGCCGCGCGCAGTCGCCCCGGGTGGACGTGTGGTCGGACCCGTCGATGTCGCAGTCCGAAGCACTGGCGTTCCTGGTGCTGGGGCGCAGCCTTACCGGCGCCAGCAGCGACCAGACCCAGCAGGTGAACGCGGCCTCGGCGGCGCTGTCGGCCGGCAGCGGCCTGCTGGCCTCGCAGCTGGGCGCCAAGCTCGGCCTGGACGACGCCGGCGTGAGCCAGTCGCGCGCGCTGGGCGGCTCGGTGATCGGCGTGGGCAAGTACATCTCGCCCAAGCTGTACGTCGGCTACGGCGTCTCGCTGGTAGGCAGCGGCTCGGTACTCACGCTGAAGTATCTGCTGCGCCGCGGCTTCGACATCGAAATCGAATCCAGCACGGTGGAAAACCGCGGCTCGCTCAACTGGCGAAAGGAAAAGTAG
- a CDS encoding autotransporter assembly complex protein TamA: MISLKYALPLMFLSLAIASTAHARGTIEKVDITGLDRDDDAEMIENIEVSLSLYDTIGKEQGESRLEYLLSQAERQTRRALEPFGYYNPVITVESPREGENLRVVIHVDRGPPTLVRRENIDITGPAQLDQYLQEDLENFRPRKGQRFEHTLYDASRVTITRRLAERGYFDADFTQRRVEITRAENAADIDLTWDSGRRYNMGDIRFHQDYFVERLFDPLVYWEKGSYFHEGKLDRLRESLTKLDYFSVIDIQPQPDQADENGNVPVDVTLTRAKRSIYTAGISYGSESGAGVRGGLERRFLNSRGHKMNTQLDYAQKRKSLVTTYRIPAFKWLDGWYGLTASAYDEQTDYIDLRNFKLIGSRSGEINENWTAIASINALRERWRYASGTEFTNAIYNTSTLVYPQLVADYVNVDDRLAPRKGISGSATMRGGIEGAGSDTSFVQASVMLRWFIPVGDADRLILRGEGGTTWTSDLVAMPPSLRFFAGGDRSIRGYAFREVGPRTPPPDKFALGAKNLVTASAEYEHYFKGGPWGGAVFVDTGSAFDNTIDLHTGVGFGVRWKSPVGPVRVDIAHGLNNPDSKFQLYLSVGADL; this comes from the coding sequence ATGATTTCACTGAAATACGCCCTGCCACTGATGTTCCTGTCGCTGGCCATCGCCTCGACCGCGCATGCGCGCGGCACCATCGAGAAGGTGGACATCACCGGCCTGGACAGGGACGACGATGCCGAGATGATCGAGAACATCGAAGTCTCGCTGTCGCTGTACGACACCATTGGCAAGGAACAGGGCGAGTCGCGGCTGGAATACCTGCTGTCGCAGGCCGAGCGCCAGACCCGGCGCGCGCTGGAACCATTCGGCTACTACAACCCGGTGATCACGGTGGAAAGCCCGCGCGAAGGCGAGAACCTGCGCGTGGTGATCCATGTCGATCGTGGTCCGCCCACCCTGGTGCGGCGCGAGAACATAGACATCACCGGTCCGGCCCAGCTGGACCAGTACCTGCAGGAAGACCTGGAGAACTTCCGGCCGCGCAAGGGCCAGCGCTTCGAGCACACGCTGTACGACGCCAGCCGCGTGACCATCACCCGGCGCCTGGCCGAACGTGGCTACTTCGATGCCGATTTCACCCAGCGCCGGGTCGAGATCACCCGCGCCGAGAATGCCGCCGACATCGATCTCACCTGGGACAGCGGCCGCCGCTACAACATGGGCGATATCCGCTTCCACCAGGATTACTTCGTGGAGCGCCTGTTCGACCCGCTGGTGTACTGGGAAAAGGGCAGTTACTTCCACGAAGGCAAGCTGGACCGCCTGCGCGAATCGCTGACCAAGCTGGATTACTTCAGCGTCATCGACATCCAGCCGCAGCCGGACCAGGCCGACGAGAACGGCAACGTGCCGGTGGATGTCACCCTGACCCGGGCCAAGCGCAGCATCTACACGGCCGGTATCAGCTACGGCAGCGAAAGCGGCGCCGGTGTGCGCGGCGGCCTGGAGCGGCGCTTCCTCAACAGCCGCGGCCACAAGATGAACACCCAGCTGGACTACGCGCAGAAGCGCAAGAGTCTTGTCACCACCTACCGGATCCCGGCGTTCAAGTGGCTGGACGGGTGGTACGGGCTCACCGCCAGCGCGTATGACGAGCAGACCGACTACATCGACCTTCGCAACTTCAAGCTGATCGGCAGCCGCAGCGGCGAGATCAACGAGAACTGGACGGCCATCGCCTCGATCAACGCCCTGCGCGAGCGCTGGCGCTATGCCTCGGGCACCGAATTCACCAACGCGATCTACAACACCTCCACGCTGGTGTATCCGCAGCTGGTGGCCGACTACGTGAATGTCGATGACCGCCTGGCCCCGCGCAAGGGCATCAGTGGCAGCGCCACCATGCGTGGCGGCATCGAAGGCGCAGGTTCGGATACCAGTTTCGTGCAGGCCAGCGTGATGCTGCGCTGGTTCATTCCGGTCGGCGATGCCGACCGCCTGATCCTGCGCGGCGAAGGGGGTACCACCTGGACCAGCGACCTGGTGGCGATGCCCCCCAGCCTGCGCTTCTTCGCCGGTGGCGACCGCAGCATCCGCGGTTACGCGTTCCGTGAAGTAGGCCCGCGCACGCCTCCGCCGGATAAATTCGCACTGGGTGCCAAGAACCTGGTGACCGCCTCGGCCGAGTATGAGCACTACTTCAAGGGCGGGCCGTGGGGCGGCGCGGTGTTCGTCGATACCGGCAGCGCGTTCGACAACACCATCGACCTGCATACCGGCGTGGGCTTCGGCGTGCGCTGGAAATCACCGGTGGGTCCGGTGCGCGTGGACATCGCGCACGGTCTGAACAATCCGGATTCGAAGTTCCAGCTGTACCTGAGCGTGGGAGCGGACCTGTGA
- the glyS gene encoding glycine--tRNA ligase subunit beta: MSTMLPLLIELGTEELPVKALPGLAQAFFDGVVDGLAKRGVEVERGDAKPLSTPRRLAVLLPGVAVEQPEQRGEVLGPYLNIALDADGQPTKALQGFAAKAGIDWTALERTSDAKGERFVHRSVTPGARTAALLPEILAEAIAAMPIPKPMRWGSHAYGFARPVHWLVLLHGKDVIEAEVLGLKSDRMSRGHRFMHDKTVWLSSPDDYVSSLQAAYVLVDADARRSRIVEAVNAEAAAAGGQARITDDNLEQVVNLVEWPAPVLCSFERDFLAVPQEALIETMEINQKFFPVLDNSGKLTEKFIGIANIESKNVAEVAKGYERVIRPRFADAKFFFDEDLKQGLESMGDGLKTVTYQAKLGSVADKVQRVVALAGLIAPQVGADPVLARRAAVLAKNDLQSRMVNEFPELQGIAGRHYAVTGGESPDVALAIDEAYQPRFGGDDIALSDLGKVLAIAERADTLAGGFAAGLKPTGNKDPFALRRNALGLARTIIESGFELDLRALLETAFAGLPAAVQPSAERKTDALPQELYDFIIDRLRGYYADKGVPATHFNAVAELKPASLYDFDRRIDAIGIFAALPEAEALAAANKRIRNILRKAEGAIPGMVDPALLAEPAESELAEAVEAAIDDSNASLHQKDYVSVLARLARLRPQVDAFFDAVMVNAEDPALRGNRLALLKRLGDRLGSVAAIEHLSS; this comes from the coding sequence ATGAGCACGATGCTGCCGCTGCTGATTGAACTGGGTACCGAAGAACTGCCCGTGAAGGCGCTGCCGGGCCTGGCCCAGGCATTCTTCGATGGCGTGGTGGACGGCCTGGCCAAGCGTGGCGTGGAAGTGGAACGCGGCGACGCCAAGCCGCTGTCCACCCCGCGCCGGCTCGCGGTGCTGCTGCCCGGCGTGGCCGTGGAGCAGCCGGAACAGCGCGGTGAAGTGCTGGGCCCGTACCTGAACATCGCGCTGGACGCCGATGGCCAGCCGACCAAGGCGCTGCAGGGCTTCGCGGCCAAGGCCGGGATCGACTGGACCGCGCTGGAGCGCACCAGCGATGCCAAGGGCGAGCGTTTCGTGCACCGTTCGGTGACCCCGGGTGCGCGCACCGCGGCCCTGCTGCCGGAGATCCTGGCCGAAGCGATTGCCGCCATGCCCATTCCCAAGCCGATGCGCTGGGGCAGCCACGCCTACGGCTTCGCTCGCCCGGTGCATTGGCTGGTGCTGCTGCACGGCAAGGACGTGATCGAGGCCGAAGTGCTGGGCCTGAAGTCCGACCGCATGAGCCGCGGCCATCGCTTCATGCACGACAAGACCGTGTGGCTGTCCTCGCCGGACGACTACGTCAGTTCGCTGCAGGCCGCTTATGTGCTGGTGGACGCCGACGCGCGCCGCAGCCGCATCGTGGAGGCGGTAAACGCCGAAGCCGCCGCCGCCGGTGGCCAGGCGCGCATCACCGATGACAACCTGGAACAGGTGGTCAACCTGGTTGAATGGCCGGCGCCGGTGCTGTGCAGTTTCGAACGCGATTTCCTGGCGGTGCCGCAGGAAGCGCTGATCGAGACGATGGAAATCAACCAGAAGTTCTTCCCGGTACTGGACAACAGCGGCAAGCTGACCGAGAAGTTCATCGGCATCGCCAACATCGAATCGAAGAACGTGGCCGAAGTGGCCAAGGGCTACGAGCGGGTCATCCGCCCGCGCTTCGCCGATGCCAAGTTCTTCTTCGACGAAGACCTGAAGCAGGGCCTGGAATCGATGGGCGACGGGCTGAAGACAGTGACCTACCAGGCCAAGCTGGGCTCGGTGGCCGACAAGGTGCAGCGCGTGGTGGCACTGGCCGGGCTTATCGCACCGCAGGTGGGCGCCGATCCGGTGCTGGCCAGGCGCGCCGCCGTGCTCGCCAAGAACGACCTGCAGTCGCGCATGGTCAACGAGTTCCCCGAGCTGCAGGGCATTGCCGGGCGCCATTATGCGGTGACCGGTGGCGAATCGCCCGACGTCGCGCTGGCGATCGACGAGGCTTACCAGCCGCGCTTCGGTGGCGATGACATCGCGCTGTCGGACCTGGGCAAGGTACTGGCCATCGCCGAGCGTGCTGACACCCTGGCCGGTGGTTTTGCCGCAGGCTTGAAGCCGACCGGCAACAAGGACCCGTTCGCACTGCGCCGCAACGCGCTGGGCCTGGCGCGCACGATCATTGAATCCGGCTTCGAGCTGGACCTGCGCGCGCTGCTGGAAACGGCCTTTGCCGGCCTGCCGGCGGCGGTGCAGCCCAGTGCCGAGCGCAAGACCGACGCACTGCCGCAGGAGCTGTACGACTTCATCATCGACCGCCTGCGCGGCTACTACGCCGACAAGGGTGTGCCGGCCACGCACTTCAACGCCGTGGCCGAACTGAAGCCGGCCTCGCTGTACGACTTCGACCGCCGCATCGACGCCATCGGCATCTTCGCCGCGCTGCCGGAAGCCGAAGCGCTGGCCGCCGCCAACAAGCGCATCCGCAACATCCTGCGGAAGGCTGAGGGGGCGATTCCCGGCATGGTCGATCCGGCCCTGCTGGCCGAACCGGCCGAGAGCGAACTGGCTGAAGCCGTCGAAGCGGCCATCGACGACAGCAATGCCAGCCTGCACCAGAAGGACTACGTCAGCGTGCTGGCGCGCCTGGCCCGCCTGCGCCCGCAGGTGGATGCGTTCTTCGATGCGGTGATGGTCAACGCGGAAGATCCCGCACTGCGCGGCAACCGTCTGGCGCTGCTCAAGCGCTTGGGCGACCGCCTGGGCAGCGTGGCGGCGATCGAGCATTTGTCCAGCTGA